A genomic segment from bacterium encodes:
- a CDS encoding serine protease encodes MCRVWSCALFSALFMSFCAGAAFAQSGATDKWDLVKAVHGAAEKLAPVVVSVETRFDKPRTSSDYLYYDAFRGARPTYGLYGSGILYKGKYVLTCDDITEYMEFGRVELSDGRSFPAKLLGENSTFHVAVLELEIPGNLKLPQPSFLPSDKIRLGMPAAVVGRSLNAKDTFATEGVVSAIRKRTIGSDIPTEEFIQFDANFELTFTGGALADVNGNIFGMVYGTSGINLNLAVPIDEVLRVADKIIAGDERVAWFGADLIERSENIDVINGFHKAPYKLGFTDGLFVTYVEPASPADLAGLQAGDVVETVNGKRFDYLIEFTIMKRRFEIGQQVKVVYWRKEGGGVRKHETLVTILPTPESLEEASEKPAASSSRGGLPPGHP; translated from the coding sequence ATGTGCAGAGTTTGGAGCTGTGCGCTGTTTTCGGCGCTGTTTATGAGCTTTTGCGCAGGTGCGGCCTTTGCCCAAAGCGGCGCGACGGACAAGTGGGATCTTGTGAAGGCGGTGCACGGCGCCGCCGAAAAACTTGCGCCCGTTGTCGTGTCGGTTGAAACCAGGTTCGACAAGCCGCGGACCAGCAGCGATTACCTCTATTACGATGCTTTTCGCGGCGCGCGCCCTACTTACGGGCTTTACGGCTCCGGTATTCTGTACAAGGGCAAGTACGTTCTGACATGCGACGATATCACCGAGTACATGGAGTTTGGCAGGGTGGAGTTGTCCGACGGGCGCTCGTTCCCGGCCAAGCTTCTGGGAGAAAACTCGACTTTCCACGTCGCCGTTCTCGAACTTGAGATACCTGGCAATCTGAAGCTGCCCCAGCCCAGCTTCCTACCTTCGGACAAAATCAGGCTGGGTATGCCCGCGGCGGTTGTGGGCCGCTCGTTGAACGCGAAGGATACTTTCGCGACCGAGGGCGTGGTCAGCGCGATACGCAAGCGCACCATCGGAAGCGATATCCCGACCGAAGAGTTCATTCAGTTCGACGCAAACTTCGAGCTGACTTTTACGGGCGGCGCGCTTGCGGACGTCAACGGCAACATTTTCGGGATGGTTTACGGCACGTCCGGCATCAACCTGAACCTTGCGGTTCCCATTGACGAGGTGCTTCGGGTTGCGGACAAGATAATCGCGGGCGACGAGCGCGTCGCCTGGTTCGGCGCCGACCTGATAGAGCGCTCGGAAAACATAGACGTGATCAACGGATTTCACAAGGCGCCGTACAAGCTCGGTTTCACCGACGGCCTGTTCGTGACATATGTGGAGCCCGCCAGTCCGGCCGACCTGGCCGGTCTCCAGGCCGGCGACGTCGTGGAAACGGTCAACGGCAAAAGATTCGATTACCTGATCGAATTCACGATCATGAAGCGCAGATTCGAGATCGGCCAGCAGGTCAAGGTTGTTTATTGGCGTAAGGAAGGCGGCGGCGTGCGCAAGCACGAAAC